A window of the Candidatus Goldiibacteriota bacterium HGW-Goldbacteria-1 genome harbors these coding sequences:
- the ribD gene encoding riboflavin biosynthesis protein RibD, with the protein MKDNKDVFYMKTALELAAKAEGHTSPNPLVGCVIVKSGRVIGEGYHKKAGLAHAEVEALKQAGSKAKGAVLYVNLEPCSHFGKTPPCADAIINAGVKEVVCAMKDPNPLVSGKGFNKLRKAGIKVKTGVLHDEACRLNRIFIKNITLEKPYVVMKAAVSTDGKMALKNGESKWITSAPARQEAQKMRLMCDAILVGINTVINDNPFLDCRIDKRKKIKKIILDTNGRMPEKGNIYLNSAPEDIYVAVKRMEERKAERMIKRGINIIYLKGNEEKPAPDKVLSELFCRGIRSVLLEGGGTVIASFLKKRLIDEAHIHIAPVIMGSDGIPFAGEMGIEKMHDAIKLKNHTVKQFGPDVLISGEIKYPEVKSVQRDSL; encoded by the coding sequence ATGAAAGATAATAAAGATGTATTTTACATGAAAACAGCGCTGGAACTTGCGGCAAAAGCAGAAGGGCATACCTCGCCTAACCCTTTAGTGGGATGTGTTATCGTGAAATCCGGCAGGGTTATAGGCGAAGGGTATCATAAAAAAGCGGGGCTTGCGCACGCTGAAGTAGAAGCGTTAAAGCAGGCTGGGTCAAAAGCCAAAGGCGCTGTTTTATACGTCAATCTGGAGCCGTGTTCTCACTTTGGCAAAACGCCGCCGTGCGCGGATGCCATAATAAATGCCGGTGTAAAAGAAGTGGTATGCGCTATGAAAGACCCCAACCCGCTTGTGTCCGGCAAAGGTTTTAATAAACTTAGAAAAGCCGGAATAAAAGTAAAAACAGGGGTGCTTCATGATGAAGCGTGCCGGTTAAACAGGATTTTTATAAAAAATATAACCTTAGAAAAACCGTATGTTGTCATGAAGGCGGCTGTTTCCACGGACGGAAAAATGGCTTTAAAGAACGGGGAATCCAAATGGATAACTTCCGCGCCGGCAAGGCAGGAGGCGCAGAAAATGCGTTTAATGTGCGACGCAATACTTGTGGGGATTAATACGGTTATAAATGATAATCCCTTTTTAGACTGCAGAATTGACAAGCGTAAAAAAATTAAGAAAATAATTCTGGATACAAACGGCAGGATGCCGGAAAAAGGCAATATATATTTAAACAGCGCGCCTGAAGATATTTATGTGGCGGTAAAAAGGATGGAAGAAAGAAAAGCCGAGAGGATGATAAAAAGGGGCATAAATATTATATACCTTAAAGGTAATGAAGAAAAACCGGCTCCGGACAAAGTGCTGTCAGAACTTTTCTGCAGGGGTATAAGAAGCGTACTGCTGGAAGGCGGCGGCACGGTGATAGCGTCTTTTCTTAAAAAACGGCTTATAGACGAAGCGCATATACATATCGCGCCTGTTATAATGGGAAGCGACGGTATACCGTTTGCCGGGGAGATGGGAATTGAAAAGATGCACGACGCGATAAAATTAAAAAACCATACCGTTAAACAGTTCGGGCCGGATGTATTAATTTCCGGCGAAATAAAATATCCGGAGGTTAAAAGTGTTCAGCGGGATAGTCTTTGA